Genomic window (Methanobrevibacter sp.):
TAAACAAACATGGGATAAAGTTAAACAAAAATCTTGGTCAGAATTATTTAATTGATAAAAATAAACGAGACCAGATAATTAACTTTGGAAACATTAATAAAAATGATGTGGTCTTAGAAATTGGAACCGGGATAGGAACATTAACAATTGAACTTGCCAAAAAAGCTAAAAAGGTAATAGCTATCGAACAAGATGAAAATATCTCTAAAATATTAGCTAAACGACTTAAAGACGAAAAAATAGATAATGTAGAATTGATTAATGATGATGCCTTAAATGTTGAATTTCCGGAATTCAACAAAATCATATCTAATCTACCTTATCAAATTTCATCACCGATTACTTTTAAATTTTTAAATTATGATTTTGATCTGGCCATTCTTATGTATCAAAAAGAATTTGCCAGCCGTATGAATGGAAAGATAGGAACTAAAGACTACTCAAGACTTTCTGCAATGCTATATTTCAAATGCAATGTTGAAAAGCTAACAGACGTAAGTTCCGAAAGTTTTATTCCAAAACCAAAAATTGACTCGACCGTTGTTAAATTAACACCAAAAGAAAATAAAATTTCAGATGAGGATTTTGAAATTTACTCTAATTTCACAAAAGCACTATTCCAACATAGAAACAAAAAAATACGCAATGCTTTAATCGATTCCAGACACATTATAACAAGTCTTGATAAAAAAGAAATGAAAAAACTGATAAATGATGTTGAATCTGAAAAAATAAATGAATATCTCAAAAAAAGAGTGGTTGCAATTACTCCTGAAGAGATACTGTTTTTATCAAAAGAATTAAACTCAATCTTTATGAATTGATTACTATGAGCGATTTTATAATTAATATTGATGAAAATGTTTACATTCCAGCTGAAGACAGCTATTTATTAGCTGATAATCTAGAAATTAAGGAAGGACAAAGCGTTTTAGAAATCGGAACAGGATCGGGCATTGTTGCAATGTATGCTTCAAGACTGACAGATAAAATTACAGTGACAGATATTAATTTTGACGCTTGTGAACTTGCACGGAAAAACTTCAGGGAAAACAATATCAAGAATATTGAGATTTTGTTTGGAAATCTCTTTGAGCCTGTCAAAAATAGAAAGTTTGATGTAATTTTATTTAATACTCCATATCTGCCTACCGAAGATGGTGAAGTTTTTGATGACACTATAAATTATGCATTCGATGGTGGATTAGACGGCAGGAAAGTGATAGATGTTTTTTTAAATGAAGTGGGAAATCATTTAAATGATGGAGGAATTGTCCAGTTGATTCAGTCTTCACTATCTGGCAATGAAGAAACTTTGGAAAAATTAGACAGATTGGGTTTTGTTGCAGAAATCGCGAAAAAAGAGCACTTCTTTTTTGAAGACATTACATTAATCAATGCATATAAAATTTAAAAAGGAGAATTAAAATTCTCCGTCATAAACAAGCTCTGCCGGACCTTCCATGAAAGCTCCAAGAGCATCATCTTTTTCATATACTCCGAACTTCAAGTCTCCGCCAGGTAAATGAAGTAACACATCACTGCCAAATAAACCCAGTTTATAACCGGAAATTGCTGTAGAGGTTGCTCCGGTACCGCAAGCAAGTGTTACGCCTGCACCCCTCTCCCATGTAATCATTTTGCCTTCGTTTTTAGAGATTACTTCTACAAAATGCACATTGATTTTTTCGGGAAACACCTCATGTGCTTCAATAGCCGGACCGTATCTGTTAATGTCAATTTCATCCACATCATCAACAAAAATAATTGCATGAGGATTTCCAACGCTGATGGCTGTCAGGTTAAATGTTGTATCTAAAACTTCCAACTTGCCGTCTAAAAATTCATCCTCATCACTATCCATCGGAATTTCAGGAGTTTTAAATGTTGACAATCCCATGTCCACCTTAAATAAAACCGGTTCATCACCATCAAGGGTAATTTCGATTGTTTTAATTCCCGCTCTTGTTTCAACAGTCATTTTTTCCTGTTTTAAAATGCCTTTTCTGTAAACAAAATCTCCAAAACATCTTATGCCGTTTCCGCACATTTCAGCTTCGCTTCCATCTGGATTAAACATCCTATATCCGATATCCGCAACTTCAGAAGGTTCTACAAATAAAACACCATCCCCTCCTACACCGAAGTTTCTGTGGCATAACATCCTGCATGCTTCAGGCTTGTCCTCCTCAGAGATAACTTTTCCTTTTGTCTCATCAATTATTGGAAAGTCATTGCCTATTCCATGCATTTTTGAAAATTTTAATCCCTTTAATTCCATCATGTTATCAGCTTATTTTAAGTGTGGAGGAATTCTTTGTTTTGCGTATAAATCTTCAAAGGTTTCCCTTTCACGAACAAGAGAACATTTTCCATCAGTTACAAGGACTTCAGAAGCTAAAGGTCTTGAATTATAGTTTGAAGACATGGTAAAACCATATGCTCCCGCATTTAAAATACCCAATACATCCCCTTCTTTAACTTCAGGCATTAATCTGTCACGTGCAAACAGATCCCCAGACTCACAAACATTTCCTGCAATATCCACTTCCTGAGTGTTTTCAAGATCCATTCTGCTTGCATCAACAATATGGTGGTATGAATCATACATTGCAGGCCTTAAAAGTGTGTGGAAACCTGCATCCACACCGATGAATTTTCTGTAACTTTGTTTAATGCTGTTAACAGTTACTAAAAGAACGCTTGCATCCCCAACCAGATATCTGCCAGGTTCAAGATACATTGTAGGATTTCCCATGTCATATTGTTCTAATTTTTCCTTAAATAATCCGATATTGACCTGTGCAAATTTATCCAAATCAAGAAGGTTTTCTTCAGGAGTGTAAGGAATACCTACTCCTCCACCAAAATCAACAAATTCAAAATCGATTCCTGCTTCCTGATGAACTTTACCTGCAATATCCATAGTAGATTCAATAGCCAGTTTAAATGGTTCCGGATCTAAAATACCTGATCCGATATGAGAATGCATACCGATAGGGTTAAATCCTAATTCTTTTGCCATTTCATATACTTCAACAGCTTCGGATTCCATAATTCCAAATTTACTCATTACCCCTCCGGTAATACAGTGGTCGTGGTGCCCCGCACCTACCATCGGATTTACTCTAAATGATATTTTTAATCCTTCAGGATCAACAACACCCGCCAATCTTTTAAGTGCAGATACAGAGTCAATATTTAAAACTGCACCTTCATCATGGACAAATTTCAATTCATCATCGGTGATGTTATTGCCTGTAAATAATATCCTGTCTCCTGAAAATCCGAGCATTTTTGAAATATGGACTTCACCCGGAGAAACTGCGTCAACACAACAGCCTTCACTTTCTAAAATTTTCATTACTGCAAGGTTGGTGTTGGCTTTGCATGCATAGAATACTTTAAAATCAGAGTAATATTTTGAAAAAGTTGAGTAAAATCTATTATAGTTATCCCTTATTCTATTTTCATCGATTACATAAGTTGGAGTTCCAAATTCATCTGCAATGTCAATTGCATCTGCTCCACCAATATCCAAATGATTTTTATCATTGACTTTAATATTTAAATCCATAGTAAAAAAACTCCTAAAAAAGTTACATTATAGATTTAGTTATCTTTTTTAAGCTATTTAAAACTAATGAAGGAAATTTGTTTTCCGTTTAAATTAATTAATAGGAAATTAAAAATAAATACCAGGTGAGAAAATGAACAAATTTTTTGGTCTTACAGTCAGAGCCGTAATTAAAAATAATGACGGTGAAATTTTAATCCTCAAAAGACATCCCATGTCTAAGACAGACCCTGAAATGTGGGAACTTCCAGGAGGAAAAGTGGAAAATGGAGAAGAATTCACTACTGCACTAATTCGTGAAATAAAAGAAGAAACCAATCTTGATTGCAAAATAGGAGATTTTTATGAAGCTGTGCAGAACAATTACTCCCATAAAAGAACATTGCAGCTGGTGATGTATTTAGACAATGTAGAAGGCAACATCAAAATAAGTGAGGAGCACACAGAGTTTATGTGGGCAAACACAGATAAAATAAGAACACTTGAAATATCCAGTTCATTGAAAAAAACATTGGCAAAAAGGAATTGGGAAATCTAATCAACCATTTTTGCATCAGTTGCAATTAGATAACCTTCCCTGCATTTTGGACATAAGAAATACTCTTCATCAAATGAATGAAGATTTCCCCGGCAGCCGGGACAATTGTAATTGTAGTCAAACAGCAGAACTGTTAGGTCATGAGTATGCTGCTTAAGAATATATCTTATTGAATCCTCATCAATGTCATCCTGATTTTGCATTACAACGAATTTATTGATTTGTTTTTTACAGTCCTCACAGTAATAACCATAATACCGACCCCAAAAACTATATTCATTATTATTTACAAAATCATGAGCGTATGAATCTTCAATTATAAAATTACCTTGTTTATCAAATGCAAATTCTTTTTGTGATTTTAATTTCAGATTTTTTGAGCAATAAATGCAATTCTGAAACTTGTTGTCAAATTTGATAATCTTAAGACCGCAGCCATAATCTTCAATTATATTAATAATTTCTTCATTGCTCAATTTTGATGAATTTTCTGAAATTGAAAATTCCCTAACAGTGCTTTGACAGTCATAACAATAATATTCATAATAATAACCGCTGACCAATGCTTTTGACATCTCCCTAGAAGTCATCAGCACCAACATTGAAACACTGATTTCAAGATTTTTATCAATCCAGAATACTTCCAGATCATGAATATGTTCATAGCCG
Coding sequences:
- the lysA gene encoding diaminopimelate decarboxylase, with product MDLNIKVNDKNHLDIGGADAIDIADEFGTPTYVIDENRIRDNYNRFYSTFSKYYSDFKVFYACKANTNLAVMKILESEGCCVDAVSPGEVHISKMLGFSGDRILFTGNNITDDELKFVHDEGAVLNIDSVSALKRLAGVVDPEGLKISFRVNPMVGAGHHDHCITGGVMSKFGIMESEAVEVYEMAKELGFNPIGMHSHIGSGILDPEPFKLAIESTMDIAGKVHQEAGIDFEFVDFGGGVGIPYTPEENLLDLDKFAQVNIGLFKEKLEQYDMGNPTMYLEPGRYLVGDASVLLVTVNSIKQSYRKFIGVDAGFHTLLRPAMYDSYHHIVDASRMDLENTQEVDIAGNVCESGDLFARDRLMPEVKEGDVLGILNAGAYGFTMSSNYNSRPLASEVLVTDGKCSLVRERETFEDLYAKQRIPPHLK
- a CDS encoding HemK2/MTQ2 family protein methyltransferase, with the protein product MSDFIINIDENVYIPAEDSYLLADNLEIKEGQSVLEIGTGSGIVAMYASRLTDKITVTDINFDACELARKNFRENNIKNIEILFGNLFEPVKNRKFDVILFNTPYLPTEDGEVFDDTINYAFDGGLDGRKVIDVFLNEVGNHLNDGGIVQLIQSSLSGNEETLEKLDRLGFVAEIAKKEHFFFEDITLINAYKI
- a CDS encoding NUDIX domain-containing protein — encoded protein: MNKFFGLTVRAVIKNNDGEILILKRHPMSKTDPEMWELPGGKVENGEEFTTALIREIKEETNLDCKIGDFYEAVQNNYSHKRTLQLVMYLDNVEGNIKISEEHTEFMWANTDKIRTLEISSSLKKTLAKRNWEI
- the dapF gene encoding diaminopimelate epimerase yields the protein MELKGLKFSKMHGIGNDFPIIDETKGKVISEEDKPEACRMLCHRNFGVGGDGVLFVEPSEVADIGYRMFNPDGSEAEMCGNGIRCFGDFVYRKGILKQEKMTVETRAGIKTIEITLDGDEPVLFKVDMGLSTFKTPEIPMDSDEDEFLDGKLEVLDTTFNLTAISVGNPHAIIFVDDVDEIDINRYGPAIEAHEVFPEKINVHFVEVISKNEGKMITWERGAGVTLACGTGATSTAISGYKLGLFGSDVLLHLPGGDLKFGVYEKDDALGAFMEGPAELVYDGEF
- the rsmA gene encoding 16S rRNA (adenine(1518)-N(6)/adenine(1519)-N(6))-dimethyltransferase RsmA, whose amino-acid sequence is MNNEPSQSLSKVTKNILNKHGIKLNKNLGQNYLIDKNKRDQIINFGNINKNDVVLEIGTGIGTLTIELAKKAKKVIAIEQDENISKILAKRLKDEKIDNVELINDDALNVEFPEFNKIISNLPYQISSPITFKFLNYDFDLAILMYQKEFASRMNGKIGTKDYSRLSAMLYFKCNVEKLTDVSSESFIPKPKIDSTVVKLTPKENKISDEDFEIYSNFTKALFQHRNKKIRNALIDSRHIITSLDKKEMKKLINDVESEKINEYLKKRVVAITPEEILFLSKELNSIFMN